The following are encoded together in the Halopseudomonas salegens genome:
- a CDS encoding CvpA family protein — translation MAFEWVDWAIIAIIAVSALISLARGFVKEALSLVTWLLAGLVAWMFGGALAEHFAPWIETPSVRVVVACVLLFVLTLIIGGLINYMIGQLVVFTGLSGTDRFLGMVFGAARGALLVVVAVGLLSLGPVEADDWWRQSTLIPHFLLVADWSKATALGYFE, via the coding sequence GTGGCGTTTGAGTGGGTTGACTGGGCTATTATTGCCATCATCGCGGTGTCTGCGTTGATCAGCCTCGCTCGCGGCTTCGTCAAGGAAGCACTGTCGCTGGTTACCTGGTTATTGGCTGGCCTGGTTGCCTGGATGTTCGGCGGCGCACTGGCCGAACACTTCGCACCCTGGATTGAAACACCGTCGGTACGGGTTGTGGTGGCCTGCGTGCTGCTGTTCGTATTGACCCTTATTATTGGTGGGCTGATCAATTACATGATCGGTCAATTGGTCGTTTTTACTGGCCTCAGTGGCACGGATCGCTTTCTCGGTATGGTTTTTGGCGCTGCACGCGGTGCCTTGCTGGTGGTGGTAGCGGTTGGCCTGCTCAGTCTGGGCCCGGTTGAAGCCGATGACTGGTGGCGCCAGTCGACGCTTATTCCGCATTTTCTCCTGGTTGCCGACTGGTCGAAAGCCACGGCTCTGGGTTATTTCGAGTAG
- a CDS encoding SPOR domain-containing protein gives MDSGLKQRVIGALVLIVAAVIFLPMLLTGQDETVEVEIEVPEPASMPAPEVAAPPAIEPREPEPVAEMPLREPEPIESTPVPAVEQDPEPAEPQPPSGPLVTAPSEPASVTAEVTGDWVIQLGSFANADNARGFVSTLNERGYNAYARSAETDGRSITRVFVGPLQNRAAAERLRDELKRNHEVEGLVVAHDDDSRRP, from the coding sequence ATGGATAGCGGACTCAAGCAGCGTGTTATCGGTGCTCTGGTGCTTATAGTGGCAGCGGTTATTTTTCTGCCCATGCTGCTCACCGGGCAGGATGAAACAGTTGAAGTCGAGATCGAGGTGCCTGAGCCGGCCAGTATGCCCGCTCCCGAAGTGGCCGCTCCCCCCGCTATCGAGCCGCGTGAGCCTGAGCCGGTGGCGGAAATGCCTTTGCGTGAACCTGAGCCAATTGAATCAACCCCGGTACCCGCTGTGGAGCAGGACCCTGAACCGGCTGAGCCGCAACCGCCGTCAGGTCCACTGGTGACTGCGCCATCGGAACCGGCCAGCGTGACTGCCGAGGTTACCGGCGACTGGGTCATTCAGTTGGGCAGCTTCGCCAACGCCGATAATGCACGCGGTTTCGTCAGTACGCTTAACGAACGCGGATACAACGCCTATGCGCGCAGTGCTGAAACTGATGGCCGCAGCATTACCCGCGTATTTGTCGGGCCGTTGCAGAACCGGGCCGCTGCGGAGCGTTTGCGTGACGAGCTCAAACGCAACCATGAGGTTGAAGGGTTGGTTGTCGCCCATGATGATGATTCACGCCGACCCTGA
- a CDS encoding O-succinylhomoserine sulfhydrylase: MSHEWDAGRLDSELQNAGFDTLAVRAGQRRGPEAEHGEALFLTSSYVFRSAADAAACFAGDAPGNVYSRYMNPTVRTFEERIAALEGAEQAVATSSGMAAILAMVMSLCSAGDHILVSRSVFGATVTLFEKYFKRFGVEVDYVTLADTQAWQAACKPNTRLFFVESPSNPLAELVDIAALAEVAHQQGALLAVDNCFCTPALQKPVELGADIVIHSATKYIDGQGRCLGGVVAGRSEQMKEVVGFLRTAGPTLSPFNAWVFLKGLETLRLRMQAHCASALQLATWLEQQDGIEKVYYAGLPTHPQHELAKQQQTGFGAVVSFEVSGGKAAAWRFIDATRLMSITANLGDAKTTITHPATTTHGRWTPEARAEAGIQDNLIRVAVGLEEVADIQTDLALGLAAVRP, translated from the coding sequence ATGAGTCACGAATGGGATGCCGGGCGGCTGGACAGTGAGCTGCAAAACGCCGGTTTTGATACTCTGGCGGTGCGCGCCGGGCAACGCCGCGGGCCTGAAGCCGAGCATGGTGAAGCACTGTTTCTGACCTCCAGCTACGTGTTTCGCAGTGCGGCCGATGCTGCCGCCTGTTTTGCCGGTGACGCTCCAGGCAACGTTTACTCGCGGTACATGAATCCGACGGTGCGCACATTTGAAGAGCGCATTGCCGCGCTGGAAGGCGCCGAACAGGCAGTAGCTACCTCATCCGGCATGGCCGCCATTCTGGCCATGGTCATGAGCCTGTGTTCGGCGGGCGATCATATTCTGGTCTCGCGCAGTGTCTTTGGCGCTACCGTCACTCTCTTCGAGAAGTACTTCAAACGCTTCGGCGTCGAGGTCGATTACGTCACCCTGGCTGATACGCAGGCCTGGCAGGCTGCCTGTAAACCCAATACCCGACTCTTCTTTGTCGAGTCGCCGTCCAACCCACTGGCGGAACTGGTCGATATCGCTGCATTGGCCGAGGTTGCCCATCAGCAGGGTGCCTTGCTGGCAGTGGATAACTGTTTCTGCACCCCGGCCCTGCAAAAGCCTGTGGAGCTGGGCGCGGATATCGTTATCCACTCCGCGACCAAATACATTGATGGTCAGGGCCGTTGTCTGGGTGGTGTGGTGGCCGGGCGCAGCGAGCAAATGAAAGAGGTGGTCGGTTTTCTGCGTACCGCCGGCCCGACCCTGAGTCCGTTCAATGCCTGGGTCTTTCTCAAGGGCCTGGAAACCCTGCGCTTGCGCATGCAGGCGCATTGCGCCAGTGCGCTGCAACTGGCGACCTGGCTGGAGCAGCAGGACGGTATCGAAAAGGTCTATTACGCGGGCTTGCCCACGCATCCACAGCATGAATTGGCCAAACAGCAGCAAACCGGCTTTGGTGCCGTGGTCAGTTTTGAAGTCAGTGGCGGCAAGGCGGCGGCCTGGCGTTTTATTGATGCCACTCGCCTGATGTCGATTACCGCCAACCTGGGGGATGCCAAGACCACTATCACGCACCCGGCGACCACCACTCATGGCCGCTGGACACCGGAAGCCCGTGCTGAAGCCGGCATCCAGGACAACCTGATTCGGGTTGCCGTGGGGCTGGAAGAGGTTGCGGATATCCAGACTGACCTGGCTCTGGGGCTGGCGGCGGTGCGTCCCTGA
- the tusA gene encoding sulfurtransferase TusA has translation MTDQQLDTRGLLCPEPVMLLHNAVRDIQPGERLQVLATDPSTQRDIPRFCQFLGHQLLSQSEVDGEFHYLIEKGEI, from the coding sequence ATGACTGATCAACAACTGGATACCCGTGGTTTATTGTGCCCTGAGCCGGTCATGCTGCTGCACAATGCCGTGCGTGATATTCAACCCGGTGAGCGTCTGCAGGTGTTGGCCACAGACCCTTCAACCCAGCGTGATATTCCGCGTTTTTGCCAATTCCTCGGTCACCAGCTGTTGTCGCAAAGCGAGGTAGACGGCGAGTTTCATTATCTGATCGAGAAGGGCGAGATCTAA
- the folC gene encoding bifunctional tetrahydrofolate synthase/dihydrofolate synthase → MPPSTLADWLARLEQLHPKEIDMGLQRVSQVARRLGVLQPAPLVVTVSGTNGKGSTCAAVHALLQAAGQHAGCYSSPHLIHYNERVRIGDQFASDEQLCAAFASIEAVRGDVSLTYFEFGTLAALLLFQRAELDAVVLEVGLGGRLDAVNVVDADIAIVTSIGLDHQQYLGDSRDSVGYEKAGIARAGRPLICGETDLPSRFISTLSDIGPRVYQRGRELDWQPQGDEGDWQVRVQDRDGAEHTIGPLPPVDLPRDNLLLAIQASVLAGCRLSTLQISQALQPLRLPGRMDWHVLEWRDQPRRLCLDVGHNPHAAAWLAKTLARHQHPVRAVFSALDDKDVVGIVRALRGCFVDWALAPLPSPRSRSPGELQQLLDGQGETAHCHVSVVAAISAQLDADDQSAIMVFGSFYTVAAALEWLASEEKNNG, encoded by the coding sequence ATGCCACCGAGCACATTGGCGGATTGGCTGGCCCGGCTTGAACAGCTGCACCCCAAGGAGATCGATATGGGGTTGCAGCGCGTCAGTCAGGTTGCCCGGCGTTTGGGCGTGTTGCAGCCAGCACCGCTGGTAGTGACCGTGAGCGGTACAAATGGCAAGGGGTCCACCTGTGCTGCGGTGCATGCCCTGCTACAGGCTGCCGGCCAGCACGCCGGCTGCTACTCCTCTCCGCACCTGATTCACTATAACGAGCGCGTACGCATTGGTGATCAATTTGCCAGTGACGAGCAGTTGTGCGCCGCCTTCGCTTCCATCGAAGCTGTACGTGGTGACGTTTCCCTGACCTATTTTGAGTTTGGCACCCTGGCCGCGCTTTTGCTGTTTCAGCGTGCCGAGCTGGATGCGGTGGTACTGGAGGTTGGACTGGGTGGACGGCTGGATGCGGTCAACGTGGTCGATGCGGACATCGCCATCGTCACCAGTATCGGGTTGGATCACCAGCAGTACCTGGGTGACAGCCGGGATTCAGTCGGTTACGAGAAGGCCGGCATTGCGCGTGCCGGTCGGCCGCTGATCTGCGGTGAAACCGATTTGCCATCGCGCTTCATCAGTACGTTGTCAGATATCGGCCCCCGGGTTTACCAGCGCGGCAGGGAGCTTGACTGGCAGCCCCAGGGTGACGAGGGTGACTGGCAGGTGCGGGTTCAGGATCGAGATGGCGCTGAGCACACAATCGGGCCCTTGCCGCCTGTCGACTTGCCACGCGACAACCTGCTGCTGGCGATTCAGGCCAGCGTCCTGGCTGGCTGCCGGCTGTCGACGCTGCAAATCAGTCAGGCTCTGCAGCCATTGCGGCTGCCCGGACGGATGGACTGGCATGTCCTGGAGTGGCGCGACCAGCCACGTCGGTTATGCCTGGATGTCGGGCATAACCCGCACGCCGCTGCCTGGCTGGCCAAGACCCTGGCACGCCATCAGCACCCCGTGCGTGCGGTGTTTTCCGCGCTGGATGACAAAGACGTAGTGGGTATCGTGCGGGCTCTGCGCGGTTGTTTTGTCGATTGGGCATTGGCTCCATTGCCTTCCCCGAGAAGTCGCAGTCCCGGTGAATTGCAGCAATTGCTGGACGGCCAGGGTGAAACGGCCCATTGTCATGTCAGTGTGGTTGCGGCGATCAGTGCTCAACTTGACGCTGACGACCAGAGTGCGATCATGGTTTTCGGCTCTTTTTATACCGTCGCGGCAGCCCTTGAATGGCTCGCTTCAGAGGAGAAAAACAATGGATAG
- the rlmM gene encoding 23S rRNA (cytidine(2498)-2'-O)-methyltransferase RlmM: MQELLLHCRPGFEGEVAAEMQQRAGELGIAGYPVAKTGEALVRFVCPQPGDAERLIRKLDFRSLIFVRQWALGSWLDVPAEDRISPIITACAAGPLASELWLETADTNDGKAMAALLKKLRAPLQSSLEKTRFLRPKKTDLPRLHLCFESGQRVFVGWSWAENAAPWPMGIPRLRVPKGAPSRSTLKLEEAWHHFIPRDDWDSRLAAGMTAVDLGAAPGGWTWQLVNRLMKVTAIDNGPMAQSLMDSGQVEHIQADGYMYKPKRPVNWMVCDIVDKPARSSALLARWLSRGWCHEAVINFKLPMKRRYEEVIQCMEHVQKALDAAGVEASLACKQLYSDREEVTCHARVKR; the protein is encoded by the coding sequence ATGCAGGAACTCTTGCTGCATTGCCGGCCCGGTTTCGAGGGCGAAGTGGCTGCCGAGATGCAGCAGCGGGCAGGTGAACTGGGTATTGCCGGCTATCCGGTGGCTAAAACCGGCGAAGCCCTGGTGCGCTTTGTTTGCCCCCAGCCCGGCGATGCCGAGCGGCTGATACGCAAGCTGGATTTCCGCTCACTGATTTTCGTTCGTCAGTGGGCGCTGGGCAGTTGGCTGGACGTGCCGGCCGAGGACCGCATCAGTCCGATTATTACGGCCTGCGCAGCGGGCCCTCTGGCGTCAGAGCTCTGGCTGGAAACTGCCGATACCAACGATGGCAAGGCCATGGCGGCGCTGCTGAAAAAGCTGCGCGCGCCCTTGCAGTCGTCACTGGAAAAGACCCGTTTCTTGCGTCCGAAAAAAACGGATTTGCCGCGTCTGCATCTGTGCTTTGAAAGTGGGCAGCGGGTATTCGTCGGCTGGTCCTGGGCTGAGAACGCAGCGCCCTGGCCCATGGGAATCCCTCGTTTGCGCGTTCCCAAAGGGGCGCCCAGTCGCTCGACACTGAAACTGGAAGAGGCCTGGCATCACTTTATTCCGCGTGATGATTGGGATAGCCGGCTGGCTGCCGGCATGACGGCGGTTGACCTGGGTGCCGCTCCCGGCGGCTGGACCTGGCAACTGGTCAACCGGCTGATGAAGGTCACGGCGATTGATAATGGCCCGATGGCGCAGAGTCTGATGGACAGTGGACAGGTTGAGCATATTCAGGCCGATGGCTATATGTACAAGCCCAAGCGTCCGGTGAACTGGATGGTCTGCGACATCGTCGACAAGCCAGCGCGCAGCAGTGCGCTACTGGCAAGATGGTTGAGTCGTGGCTGGTGTCACGAGGCGGTGATCAACTTCAAATTGCCGATGAAGCGCCGCTATGAAGAAGTCATTCAGTGCATGGAGCACGTACAGAAGGCACTGGATGCTGCCGGCGTGGAGGCTTCTCTGGCGTGCAAACAGCTATACAGTGATCGCGAAGAAGTCACCTGTCACGCCCGCGTCAAGCGCTGA
- the purF gene encoding amidophosphoribosyltransferase: MCGIVGIVGKSNVNQALYDALTVLQHRGQDAAGIVTCDRGRLFLRKDNGLVRDVFHQRHMQRLVGSMGIGHVRYPTAGSSSSAEAQPFYVNSPYGITLAHNGNLTNVEQLSREIYESDLRHVNTNSDSEVLLNVFAHELALGGKLQPTEEDIFKAVRAVHKRCRGGYAAVAMITGYGVVGFRDPRAIRPIVFGKRETEHGTEYMVASESVALDVLGFDLIRDLEPGEAVYITEKGAMHTRQCAENPESSPCIFEHVYLARPDSMIDKVLVYKARLRMGEKLAEKILRERPQHDIDVVIPIPDTSRTSAVELANHLGVKFREGFVKNRYIGRTFIMPGQAARKKSVRQKLNAIELEFRGKNVMLVDDSIVRGTTCKQIIQMAREAGAKNVYFCSAAPAVRYPNVYGIDMPSAHELIAHGRTTEEVAELIGADWLLYQDLEDLVEAVSEGNPDIHHYDCSVFTGEYVTGDVNEAYLGKIEQARNDSAKAMADVGNAVIELHNN, from the coding sequence ATGTGTGGCATTGTTGGCATAGTGGGCAAGTCGAACGTCAATCAGGCGCTCTATGATGCCCTGACCGTCCTGCAGCATCGCGGCCAGGACGCCGCCGGCATAGTAACCTGTGACCGTGGCCGTCTGTTTTTGCGCAAGGACAATGGCCTGGTACGGGATGTGTTCCACCAGCGGCACATGCAGCGTCTGGTGGGCAGCATGGGCATCGGTCACGTACGTTACCCGACTGCAGGCTCATCCAGCTCGGCCGAGGCGCAGCCTTTCTATGTCAATTCGCCCTATGGCATTACCCTTGCGCATAACGGCAATCTGACCAACGTCGAGCAGTTGTCACGGGAAATCTACGAATCCGATCTGCGGCATGTGAACACCAATTCGGATTCTGAAGTCCTGCTCAATGTATTCGCCCACGAACTGGCGCTGGGCGGCAAGCTGCAGCCCACGGAAGAAGATATTTTCAAAGCCGTTCGTGCCGTACACAAGCGCTGCCGGGGCGGCTATGCCGCTGTGGCCATGATCACCGGTTACGGTGTCGTCGGTTTCCGTGATCCGCGTGCCATCCGTCCGATCGTCTTCGGCAAACGCGAAACCGAGCATGGCACCGAGTACATGGTTGCCTCGGAAAGCGTAGCCCTGGACGTGCTGGGGTTTGATCTGATTCGTGATCTGGAACCGGGTGAAGCGGTCTATATCACCGAAAAAGGTGCCATGCACACCCGTCAGTGTGCCGAAAACCCCGAGTCTTCACCTTGCATCTTCGAACATGTCTATCTGGCCCGACCTGACTCGATGATCGACAAGGTGCTGGTCTACAAGGCACGCCTGCGCATGGGCGAAAAGCTGGCGGAAAAAATTCTCCGCGAACGTCCACAGCATGATATCGACGTGGTGATTCCGATTCCGGACACCAGCCGTACGTCGGCGGTCGAGCTGGCCAATCATCTCGGCGTGAAATTCCGTGAAGGTTTCGTCAAGAATCGGTATATCGGGCGTACTTTCATCATGCCGGGTCAGGCCGCACGCAAGAAGTCGGTGCGCCAGAAGCTGAACGCGATCGAACTGGAGTTTCGCGGCAAGAATGTCATGTTGGTGGATGATTCGATTGTGCGCGGTACCACCTGCAAACAGATCATTCAGATGGCCCGTGAAGCCGGGGCAAAAAATGTGTACTTCTGCTCGGCAGCACCGGCCGTGCGTTACCCCAATGTATACGGCATCGACATGCCCAGCGCCCATGAGCTGATTGCTCATGGGCGGACCACAGAAGAAGTGGCCGAACTGATCGGTGCTGATTGGCTGCTCTACCAGGATCTGGAAGATCTGGTTGAGGCAGTCAGCGAAGGCAACCCGGACATTCACCATTACGACTGCTCGGTTTTCACCGGCGAGTATGTCACTGGCGATGTCAATGAAGCCTATCTCGGCAAGATCGAACAGGCGCGTAATGATTCTGCCAAAGCAATGGCTGACGTCGGCAATGCAGTGATTGAGCTGCACAATAACTGA
- a CDS encoding antibiotic biosynthesis monooxygenase family protein, whose amino-acid sequence MIKVLIERIIAEGLEHPYEEIARNMLQKAIQSPGFISGESFQDLERPNHRVIVVTWQNRHSWERWENSAARKESIGAFSAILQQEERITLLEPI is encoded by the coding sequence ATGATCAAAGTCCTGATCGAGCGCATCATCGCCGAAGGTCTCGAACACCCCTACGAAGAAATCGCCCGCAATATGCTGCAAAAAGCCATCCAGTCGCCAGGTTTCATCTCCGGGGAATCGTTTCAGGATCTGGAGCGGCCGAATCACCGCGTTATTGTGGTGACCTGGCAGAACCGACATTCCTGGGAGCGCTGGGAAAACTCCGCCGCGCGCAAGGAAAGCATCGGAGCCTTTTCCGCTATTTTGCAACAGGAAGAGCGCATTACCCTGCTGGAGCCTATTTGA